From a region of the Macrobrachium nipponense isolate FS-2020 chromosome 3, ASM1510439v2, whole genome shotgun sequence genome:
- the LOC135222548 gene encoding basic proline-rich protein-like, which produces MPACPAPGPAADACPPVPRTAPVPGPACGACPPVPGPGLLGDACRTSRDPGRTPARPSLGPAADACPPVPGTGGRPRGRLPGGPSRDPGRGGRLPRPSRVRSADACPPVPFGKTQKKNGGRLPAPSPHQGPRGRNACPPIPGTRGERLPASPASRARAEACPPARPGDALGGRLPRPSRPGRSADACPPVPATTRGRTTCPAHPGTLGGRPARPSRDPRASGACLPSRDARRAPWPARPRPPRAGRPLPARPRDPRRTPARPVPGPAADACPPARPGTRGGRLPNPSLGAREQNACPPVPGRSRRESGRLPARPRVAGRRPRQRPGTPRRKRLPARPGPAADALPARPRTRSGTCPPRPRPVREPGGHLPTRPGTLGGRLCPPGPSRDPRRTCPTRPGTLRTACPPASGGTSLVGRTPAQSLSRDARWMRTPPVPGSSADSCPPVLGTLADAGPTVARDTWRHLPAHPGDARRVACPPVPGRSPGDLPARGPVGMPGRRAACPPVPGPAADACPPVPGPAAERPAADACHPPPVPGHSQTPSLPGTPPDPGRWAGDACPPVPVSGRAGRPPNLPAHPGRHACPPVRDAGGRLALLSRDPRRTPAHPSRYARRTACPPRPDLPANARPACPGRSQVDAYPPVPGSSQILPRPSWDRSGGRPARPVPGTLGGHLPAHPGTLGGGARPPASPRTLDPGACLPVPGCSAGKPAPAVPSQDPRFGRLPDPSRDPRRTLPPARPGTPRRTACPPVPGTRGGPPCQPVPGHSAGRLPARPGTLGWNACPRPVPCPSRRSDTCPPHTVPGTLCSDACPPVPGPAADALPTVPVRSADACPPVPGTLGKRLPACPGTLGGCVPACPGKLGRLLPAQSWDVWRTPARPSLGPAAGTPAPHVPGPAADAWPRPSWDARGHLPNPSRDARRSACPPVPGPAADACPPPVPVRSANACRPSRDARRTPARPSRNARLDAYPPVPGRSADSCPPSPGTLGGRLPARPGSSAYACPPVPGRANVSQQTPGRRPRTPQRTPAARPGTCAADAPARPSLNCGGRLPARPGRSRAPARLSRAPRGGRLPARPGTLAGAPARPSRDARRAPDARPGTLGGAMPARTRTLGGRLPARPGTLGGRLPARPGTRGGRLPEARPGTRGGCLPTRQSQDARQTLPACPGTLGGRCPPAPPGTFGGRMPARPGTRRRASPAAPCTV; this is translated from the exons ATGCCTGCCTGCCCCGCCCCGGGACCCgcagcggacgcctgcccgcccgtccccaggaCCGCGCCGGTCCCAGGACCCGCTTgcggcgcctgcccgcccgtcccgggcccAGGACTTCTCGGCGACGCCTGCCGCACGTCCCGGGACCCAGGGcgaacgcctgcccgcccgtccctgggacccgcggcagacgcctgcccacccgtccctgGGACTGGCGGACGCCCTAGGGGACGCCTACCCGggggcccgtcccgggacccgggacgcggcggacgcctgccccgcccgtcccgggtacgctcggcggacgcctgcccgcccgtcccgttcgggaaaacgcaaaaaaaaaacggcgggcgcctgcccgcgcCCTCCCCCCACCAGGGACCCCGCGGGCGGAACGCCTGCCCGCCCattcccgggacccgcggcgaaCGCCTGCCCGCCAGTCCCGCGTCCCGGGCCCGCGCGGAGgcctgcccgcccgcccgtcccggggacgcccTCGGCGGACGCCTCCCCCGCCCGTcccgcccgggacgctcggcggacgcctgcccgcccgtcccggcgACAACCCGTGGGCGGACCACCTGCCCAGcccatcccgggacgctcggagggcggcctgcccgcccgtcccgggacccgcgcgCGTCGGGCGCCTGCCTGCCGTCCCGGGATGCTCGGCGGGCGCcttggcccgcccgtcccagacCGCCTCGGGCGGGACgtcccctgcccgcccgtcccagggacccgcggcggacgcctgcccgcccggtcccgggacccgcggcggacgcctgcccgcccgcccgtcctgggacccgcggcggacgcctgcccaacCCGTCCCTGGGCGCTCGGGAACagaacgcctgcccgcccgtcccgggacgctcccGGCGGGAGTcaggacgcctgcccgcccgtccccgtgTGGCGGGCAGGCGCCCACGCCAGCGTCCCGGGACCCCGCGTCGgaaacgcctgcccgcccgtcctggacccgcggcggacgccctgcccgcccgtcccaggacccgcagCGGAACCTGCCCACCCCGTCCCCGGCCCGTACGGGAGCCAGGCGGAcacctgcccacccgtcccgggacgctagGCGGACGCCTATGCCCGCCTGGCCCGTccagggacccgcggcggaccTGTCCCACCCGTCCCGGTACGCTGCGGACGGCCTGCCCGCCCGCCTCCGGCGGGACCTCCCTCGTCGGGCGAACGCCTGCCCAGTCCCTGTCCCGGGACGCTAGGTGGATGCGTACCCCGCCTGTCCCGGGAAGCTCGGCAGactcctgcccgcccgtcctgggtaCGCTCGCGGACGCCGGCCCGACCGTTGCCCGGGACACTTGGCGAcacctgcccgcccatcccggggacgctcggcgggtcgcctgcccgcccgtcccaggacgctcGCCGGGTGACCTTCCTGCCCGTGGGCCCGTCGGGATGCCCGGTCGGCGGgcagcctgcccgcccgtcccaggacccgcggcggacgcctgcccgcccgtcccgggacccgcggcggagc gacccgcggcggacgcctgccacccgcctcccgtcccgggacactcgcAGACGCCCTCCCTGCCGGGAACCCCGCCCGACCCGGGACGCTGGGCGggcgacgcctgcccgcccgttcccgtGTCCGGGCGGGCAGGGCGCCCGCCCAacttgcccgcccatcccgggcgccacgcctgcccacccgtccgGGACGCTGGCGGACGCCTTGCCCtcctgtcccgggacccgcggcggacgcctgcccacccgtcccggtaCGCTCGGCGGACGgcctgcccgccccgtcccgaCCTCCCGGCGAACGCCCGGCCCGCCTGTCCGGGACGCTCCCAGGTGGATGCgtacccgcctgtcccgggaagCTCGCAGATCCTgccccgcccgtcctgggaccgcTCCGGCGGACGCCCTGCCCGCCCCGTCCCCGGGACACTtggcggacacctgcccgcccatcccgggacgctcggcgggggCGCCCGCCCTCCCGCCAGTCCCAGGACGCTCGACCCGGgtgcctgcctgcccgtcccgggatgctCGGCGGGCAAGCCTGCCCCGGCCGTCCCTTCCCAGGACCCGCGGTTCGGACGCCTGCccgacccgtcccgggacccgcggcggaccctgccgcccgcccgtcccgggaccccgcGGCGGaccgcctgcccgcccgttcctgggacccgcggcggaccgCCCTGCCAACCCGTCCCGGGCCACTCGGcaggacgcctgcccgcccgtcccgggacgctcggctggAACGCCTGCCCCCGCCCTGTCCCGTGTCCGAGTCGGCGG TCGGACACCTGCCCCCCTCACACCGTCCCTGGGACGCTATGCTCGGatgcctgcccgcctgtcccgggacccgcggcggacgccctGCCCACCGTCCCTgtacgctcggcggacgcctgcccgcccgtcccgggtacGCTCGGCAaacgcctgcccgcctgtcccgggacgctaGGTGGATGCgtacccgcctgtcccgggaagCTCGGCAGACTCCTGCCCGCCCAGTCCTGGGACGtctggcggacgcctgcccgcccgtccctgggaccCGCGGCGGGGACGCCTGCCCCCCACGTCCCAGGACCAGCAGCAGACGCCTGgccccgcccgtcctgggacgctcGCGGACACCTGCCCAACCCGTCCCGGGATGCTAGGCGGAgcgcctgcccgcctgtcccgggacccgcggcggacgcctgccccccgCCCGTCCCAGTACGCTCGGCGAacgcctgccgcccgtcccgggacgctcggcggacgcctgcccgcccgtcccggaacgCTAGGTTGGACGCctacccgcctgtcccgggacgctcggcggactcCTGCCCGCccagtcccgggacgctcggcggacgcctgccagcCCGCCCCGGATCCTCGGCgtacgcctgcccgcccgtaccAGGACGCGCCAACGTGTCCCAGCAGACGCCTGGCCGCCGTCCCAGGACGCCTCAGCGGACGCCTGCCGCCCGTCCTGGAACCTGCGCGGCGGACgctcctgcccgcccgtccctgaaCTGCGGCGGAcgtctgcccgcccgtccgggacgctcgcgggcgcctgcccgcctgtcccgggcaCCCCGCGGCggccgcctgcccgcccgtcccgggacgctcgctggcgcgcctgcccgcccgtcccgggacgctcggcgggcgcctgacgcccgtcccgggacgctcggcggcgcCATGCCCGCCCGTaccaggacgctcggcgggcgcctgcccgcccgtcccgggacgctcggcgggcgcctgcctgcccgtcccgggacccgcggcggacgcctgcccgaggcccgtcccgggacccgcggcggatgCCTGCCCACCCGCCAgtcccaggacgctcggcagacgctgcccgcctgtcccgggacgctcggcggacgctgcCCGCCCGCCCCTCCCGGGACGTTCGGCGGAcgcatgcccgcccgtcccgggacccgccggcgggcctcgcccgccgctCCTTGCACAGTGTAA